The window GGGCAGCTCCGGGACGATCGGGATCACCAGGGTCTGCATCAGCGAGACGACGATTCCGGCCAGGGCCAGCACCGCCACCACGGCGTTCGGCCGGGGCGGGGCGGATGTCCCCGCGGCGGCGGGCTGGGCGAGGGCGTTGGACATGGTGGGGCCTCCAGGCGGGCAATTGCTTGACTTACTCAAACATATGTAGCTTGCTTGACTTACGCAAGTTAACTTCATGTGTCCGGGGCACGCGGCGCGGCCCGACGCGTCAGATCGGTTCTGTCGCGCCCGAGGCAGGCGACTGCACGGGCAGTTCCGTGACGACTTCGAAGCCTCCCTGTGAGCGGTGTCCCATGCGGATGTGACCCCCTGCGGAACGGACCCGCTCGCGCATGCCGACGAGTCCGTAGCCGCAGTCCGCAGTGGGGGAGGCGGGCTTCGCGTCGCCGCCGTTGGTGACGGTGACGGTCAGCAGGTGGGGGGAGTGGACGAGGCGTACCTCGGCGGTATGTGTGGCGGCGTGCTTGGTGACGTTGGTCAGCGCCTCCTGCACGATGCGGTACGCCGTGAGGTCGGTGCCGACGGAGAGCGGCCGGGGATCACCTTCGGTGATGACCGTGACCGCGAGTCCGGCGTCGCCGAACGAGGCGGCCAGCTCGGGGAGTCGGTCCAGCCCGGGCGTCGGTTCGGGCGGTGTGTCCGCGCTGCCCGCGGTGCCGCCCGGTTCGTCGGTGTGGTGGCGCAACAGGCCGACGGTGGCTCTGAGTTCACGCAGGGCCGAGGAGGTGCTGCCGGCGAGAGCTGCGGCTGTGCGCTCGGCCTCGTCGGGCCGGGCGTGGAGGGCGCGGGTGACGGCGCCGGCCTGGAGGTTGGCCAGGACGAGGTGGTGGGCGACGACATCGTGCAGGTCGCGCGCGATGCGCATGCGCTCCTCCACGACACGACGCCGGGCCTCCTCCTCCCGGGTGCGCTCCGCGTGCTCGGCGCGGGCCCGCTCCGCGTCCAGGTAGGCGGCGCGCAGCCGGGTCATGGTGCCCAGCGAGGTGGGCAGCAGCAGCCAGGCGGCAGGGCCGAGCAGCTTGAACAGCGGGGGTTCCCCGGCCGGACCGGCGAGCGCCTCCGTGGCCGTCAGCACGGCGATACCGGTGAAGGCGAAGGTGTTCGCCGTCCTCCGGTTGGTGCCGACGGCCAGCGAGTACAGCGCGACCATGAGCGGCCCCAGCAGCAGCACCGTGAGGAGGTAGCCGAGCAGGGCGATGGCCGTCGCGCAGACGAAGGTCACGGCCACGGCGATGCGCGGACGGCGACGGCACCACATCAGTACCGCGCAGGACACCCCGGTCAGGAGGACGCCGGGCCACCAAGGGACCTGCAGGTCATCGCCCGGGAGCGTGATGACGCTGCCGGGGAAGGAACAGGCGAAGAGCGCGGCGGCGACGACCGCGTCGGTGACACGGGGGTGGTCGCCGTACCGCCGTCGTGCGGCGTCGGTGACGGAGGTCATGGGGAACGAGGCAGGCATGGGGGTCATGGGGGTCTCGGGTGGTGTGGATGGAGCGTGGGGACGACGACCTTCTCGCCCGCTCCCGGCGTCATCGCCGGCTCCAAGGCACCGTCGGCCTCCGTGAACGGGACCCGGTGGCTGATCAGCTCGGCGAACCGCTCGTGGTGCTCCACGATCTCCGACGTGACCTCGAAGAAGCTGACGGCGACGCCGGTTGCGTCGATGTAGATGTGCGCGGGTCCCGTCCGCTCACCGCTGAGGAGGGGTGACACGGCGCTGGGGCGACGTCGGCCGGTATGTCGCGGCCGGCGGCGGGCTGGGGGAGTCCGGTCGCCGGCCTTGGCGTGCGCAAGGGAGGTGTCAGGCTCGCTGCGTGCGGCTCCGGAGCAGGCCCATGCCCGCCCCGAGCGAGACCACGCCCATGCCGGCGCTGGTGAGGTAGCCCTGGGTGCCGTCGACCACGAGGGGTGCGGCCACGGCGACGGTGAGGTTGAACAGGAAGAGGAACCACAGCACGGGCCGGGACGACAGCAGCGCCTTCATGGGAGTTTCCTTTCGGGGAGAGCGGGCCGGGGCTTCCCCGACGGGGAGCCGTTGACCTTGTGAGTTCAACGATCCCGTCACCGGCCCGCCGCCACGAGGGAGTGCTCTCCCCGGTCTGTGGTGTAGCGGGCTACACCGTTCCGCCGGCCGGGATGTTCACCGTGCGGGCGTTGACTCGGAGCCGGATACGGAGCCTTCGGCCTTTACGCGTACGCCGCTGCCGGCCCGCACAGCCGCCGCGGCCCCGCACCGGTTCACGTCAGGCCACGCCGCATGGCGTCGGCGACGAGTTCGCCGATGAGGACAGCGGTGGCCGCCGGGCCCCGCAACGGAGGCGTCGGCAGGATCGATGTGTCCGCGACGCGCAGACCGCGGACGCCGTGGACCCGTCCGTAGGGGTCGACAGCCGACCGTGGATCGTCGGCGGGGCCGAGGGGAACCGTGCCACAGGTGTGGTGGGACGTGCCGAGATGCCCGAGGATCCACTGGTCGAGCCGACGGTCGTCGTCCAGCACCTCCGCCACCGGTTCCGTGAGCCCGCCGGAGACCTCCCCGAAGTCACTCGTGCCGACCAACTCGGCGGTGACGCGCACCGCTTCGCGCATGCGCCGCCGGTCCCGCGCGGCCGACAGATAGCCGTAGTCGAGGCTCGGAGGCGTCGCGGGATCGGCGGAACGGGTGCGCATCCGGCCGCTCAGCCGCGGTGTCTGGACGGAGACGAGGAAGGCGAGGGGCGCGCCGGGAACGGACACCTGCCCGCCCGTCAGTCCTGCCATGGGGACGAGGGACTGCAGGATCTCCAGGTCGCCGGGGTGGCCCCCGTCGGACGAGGACAGGTGCAGGGCGCCGCCGAACCATGAGCCGGTGGGCTCAGGCATGGACAGCCGGGGCATCCATTCGAGGACCACTTGGGGATGGTCGCCGAAGCGGGCCCCGACCGCGGGAGCGTCCCTGACGACGGGGACACCGAGGGCCTCCAGCTCGTGGCGCGGCCCGATTCCCGACAGGTGCAGCAGGTGAGGGGAGTGGAACGCCCCCGCGCAGAGCACGACTTCGCCGCCGTACAGCACGCTGCGGCGCCCGCTCCGCTCGACCACCACGCCGGTCGCGCGGCCGTGTGCGACGACGACCCTGAGGACCGTACTGTGCCCTTCCACCCGGAGGTTGGGACGGCCGGAGCCGCCGAGCAGATAGCTCATGCCCGTAT of the Streptomyces sp. NBC_00287 genome contains:
- a CDS encoding sensor histidine kinase, whose translation is MPASFPMTSVTDAARRRYGDHPRVTDAVVAAALFACSFPGSVITLPGDDLQVPWWPGVLLTGVSCAVLMWCRRRPRIAVAVTFVCATAIALLGYLLTVLLLGPLMVALYSLAVGTNRRTANTFAFTGIAVLTATEALAGPAGEPPLFKLLGPAAWLLLPTSLGTMTRLRAAYLDAERARAEHAERTREEEARRRVVEERMRIARDLHDVVAHHLVLANLQAGAVTRALHARPDEAERTAAALAGSTSSALRELRATVGLLRHHTDEPGGTAGSADTPPEPTPGLDRLPELAASFGDAGLAVTVITEGDPRPLSVGTDLTAYRIVQEALTNVTKHAATHTAEVRLVHSPHLLTVTVTNGGDAKPASPTADCGYGLVGMRERVRSAGGHIRMGHRSQGGFEVVTELPVQSPASGATEPI
- the mftG gene encoding mycofactocin dehydrogenase MftG, with protein sequence MKQTERGCGRFRRPDVIVVGAGGSGAALAARLSEDPGRTVLVLEAGPVPRHASAFAPGLLDARLVPGARPGHAAVQPYAVHLTPTRPYTVVRGRLLGGSTTVNGGYFVRARQGDFDRWSAVGGAAWSYDGVLPFLRALETDLDHGAGPLHGDRGPVPVRRTELHHPAAVALRAAAHRLGFPEEPDKNAQDAPGFGPVPSNAVDGVRVNTGMSYLLGGSGRPNLRVEGHSTVLRVVVAHGRATGVVVERSGRRSVLYGGEVVLCAGAFHSPHLLHLSGIGPRHELEALGVPVVRDAPAVGARFGDHPQVVLEWMPRLSMPEPTGSWFGGALHLSSSDGGHPGDLEILQSLVPMAGLTGGQVSVPGAPLAFLVSVQTPRLSGRMRTRSADPATPPSLDYGYLSAARDRRRMREAVRVTAELVGTSDFGEVSGGLTEPVAEVLDDDRRLDQWILGHLGTSHHTCGTVPLGPADDPRSAVDPYGRVHGVRGLRVADTSILPTPPLRGPAATAVLIGELVADAMRRGLT